The Ranitomeya variabilis isolate aRanVar5 chromosome 7, aRanVar5.hap1, whole genome shotgun sequence genome includes a window with the following:
- the LOC143785338 gene encoding uncharacterized protein LOC143785338, whose translation MGQTITLLLLFLGHTCCALEITVPSSQVGIDQTDVLLPCTFDVETFPLQLQDLSIFWHFGENKIARYDTKTKGSTSRFVIDEQKVKKGDASLTIQNVTVSYQGTYTCTVVYGLDIQEKKIQLRMLAAPRVSITASRTPDGNDQIYMCEATNFFPEEVTMRWLLDGKRIDSPRQSNHRYFNKEIYHQIQNKENNPPSQISCEVQHEALKSPIKITEKVRLERDSNSWWHLVIIGVLVGLLVTSLPGLWYFVKRDSQRFQVGHIHRVKTEEKVTFYCTASNCPQDVRVTWTIKENNGERMVITDNNQERDEEAVLKVRSDYIVETERSNEDNLHHAISALRFTPVVSKHKEVEVSCQFLCNGRILEKRLKWSFNFSKRNQGLPKCFL comes from the exons GTTGTGCCCTGGAGATCACTGTTCCTTCCTCACAAGTTGGGATAGATCAGACTGATGTTCTTTTGCCTTGCACATTCGATGTGGAAACATTTCCTCTACAACTACAGGACTTGTCCATCTTCTGGCATTTTGGAGAAAATAAAATTGCAAGATACGACACAAAGACAAAAGGGTCTACTTCACGATTTGTCATCGATGAGCAGAAGGTCAAGAAGGGCGATGCCTCTCTGACCATCCAAAATGTGACCGTCTCCTACCAGGGCACATACACTTGCACTGTGGTTTACGGTCTTGACATTCAAGAAAAGAAAATTCAGTTACGTATGCTTG CGGCTCCGAGGGTCAGTATCACGGCTTCCAGGACTCCCGATGGTAACGATCAGATTTATATGTGTGAAGCAACAAACTTTTTCCCAGAAGAAGTGACAATGCGCTGGTTGTTGGACGGGAAGAGAATCGATTCTCCCCGACAGAGTAACCACAGATATTTCAATAAGGAGATTTATCATCAGATTCAGAATAAAGAGAACAACCCACCATCCCAGATTTCCTGTGAGGTCCAACATGAGGCATTAAAAAGTCCTATAAAGATAACAGAAAAAGTCAGACTGGAGC GTGACAGTAATAGTTGGTGGCATTTAGTCATCATCGGTGTCTTAGTAGGATTATTGGTAACGTCACTACCAGGACTCTGGTATTTCGTGAAAAGAG ATTCCCAGAGGTTTCAGGTTGGTCACATTCACAGGGTGAAGACTGAGGAGAAAGTTACCTTTTACTGTACGGCTTCTAATTGTCCTCAAGACGTGCGGGTGACCTGGACGATCAAGGAGAACAATGGAGAGAGGATGGTAATCACAGATAATAACCAGGAAAGAGATGAAGAAGCTGTCCTCAAAGTCAGAAGTGACTACATTGTGGAAACAGAGCGATCAAACGAGGATAACCTCCATCATGCTATCTCTGCTCTGAGATTTACACCGGTTGTGTCCAAACACAAAGAGGTTGAGGTCTCCTGCCAGTTCCTCTGTAACGGGAGAATTTTGGAGAAGCGTCTGAAATGGAGCTTCAATTTCAGTAAGAGAAATCAAGGTCTTCCAAAGTGTTTCTTGTAA